The Deltaproteobacteria bacterium genome segment GGCAGCAGCGGGGCAGCGGCAAAAGCGGACTCATCCGGATAGAGGTACCTGGACAGGAGATTCTGCCGCGCAGCTCCTGCCTGGTGGACGAACACTATGTGGAGGTTCGTTTCAGGATTGGTCTGCCAGCTGCAGGCAGATCCATACTTGCCAGAGAAGCAAGAGAGATGCTTCTTCGGGATATTCCGGAGGTAGTTGCCTCTTCCCTGGTTTTTGGCCGTCTGGATCGAGCTTCCCTGTACCGCCATCTTCGGACGAACGAGGATCAGGACGTGCTGCGGCAAATGCTGCGG includes the following:
- a CDS encoding ATPase, translating into MRTKQDLERILSRIDRKGYKSYKDIQGAYAFDTFTLHIDHVQGDPFAEPSRVRVRLQQGVAGFPPDTYLGMSRNVALRDYLTRQFSRAIGRVVPRQQRGSGKSGLIRIEVPGQEILPRSSCLVDEHYVEVRFRIGLPAAGRSILAREAREMLLRDIPEVVASSLVFGRLDRASLYRHLRTNEDQDVLRQMLR